The Fundidesulfovibrio putealis DSM 16056 DNA window CTGCTCGTAGCTCATTGTAATCGTTGCGCGTAGCCGCGAGTTCATACATTAATTACGATTGCACTGTTTAATCTTGCCCGCGCAGCGTTGATTCGTGATGCGCTTGTTCTTTTTTTAACAAGCTTATTCAATACGAAAAGGGGCCGAAGTCGGCCCCTTTTCTCGTTGTCACTTCATTAAGCTCTTTGTGGCAATAGTTCGACAGAATTAATGTACATCTCTTCAACCATCACTGCCCGCCCGATTAAGTTCTTTGCCCATTCAATTCCATATCCAGTGAATTCCGCAATTTCTTCAGCATATGCACTTAAAGGGTTTTCTTCTCGTTGCTTCAGCATATAGTAATATTCAGGGTCATAAAATGACAGGGATGCCTCGTAAAGTTCTTCAATTTCTTCCCTATGGTCTTCGAGGTAAAGTTTAATTGGAGTTTTGTCATCTGTGTCATCATATTTCAAATTCAACATATAGCCCTCGATTAGTTCATTAATGCTCATAAAATCTCCCTATCGAATGTTTTTAATTTTGGTTATTGGTTGTGTTGAGAACTTTATTAACCATCATTTTGACTATTGGATTGTAGTATTCTGAAATTTTTCCTCCCAATAATTCAGCTCAAGTAGCTTGTCGAAAATCTTTGCGATGCAAATGGGTACAAATACGTCATAATACATGCTAGATGAATCATGGTTGTGCTTTTTAATTTCGTTATAAAGGTTTTGTGCTATTTCGTCGACATAGTCTACTTCCAAGCGGTCAAATAATTCGTGGCTAGCAACACCAATGAGGCTTTCAGTACATTTATCAATCAGGTCTTCAAATTCTCCAGCTTGTTCCAAATCGATTTCTTCACTCATTCGACTTCTCCTTTTGTAGTTATTGGTTGTGTTGATCGTTGCTGCCGTCGTTGTCTGTGTAGCCGTCCCTCCTTGTTCGTGATGAAACCATTCAAACAGATTTTTTTTAATTGTTAATTGAGAATGGAGTGTTTCTGAAATTTTGTGTTCAAGTAGTCATAATAATTAATAAAAATTTTAAAATGAAATTTTCAATTATCAACTAGTTTAAATTCAGAATAAGCGTATTTCAGACAAATCCAGAATTATCTTAGTTGTTTAAGATGTACTGGCAGAAATTCATTTTTGGTCTCTTTTGCCGCCAAATTCCCCTCAATTCGAAAATTCATTTTTAATTAGTCATAACTACTTAGAATGACAGGCGAAATTATTTTCGGGATCGGTCAAGTTTTAATGTACAAATTTTGAGGTCTTGATAAAAAGGCATCAAGTTAATTGAATTTGAAACAATTTCAAGAGGTTGCAAACATGAGGGTCCAGACGAATCAATATGAATGGTCACACGGCCATCGCCCAAGAGGTTTCGGGATGTGGGCAATTCGTATCGGCACCGAAATTAAGTTCTTCTCGCAGACGACTTTCTCCAAGGCGGTCAAGGCAGCAAAGCAGATCGCCAAGGAACAGAACCTTTTTGAAATCGAAATCCTTCCTTAACCATTCAACCTCAGGGAGCTATTCAAATGAACGAGAACATCACCACCAAGATCGAAGCGATTGTTTCCCACTTCATCCAGAACCAGGCCGCCGACGTTGAAGCACCTGAGCATTGGGAGAAGACGAATGAGGAATTGGTTAACCTGGGATTTGACGGGAAGCTCACTAAGGATGAGTACAACGCGATCCTGGCCTACAAAGCTTCTCGCACCGAATCGCCGTCAGAAGCTCATCGCAAAATGCTCATGGAATTGGTGACGATGGTTGCACCGCCGAGGAAGCGTAATCCTCGTGACCTGACTTCTCTTGACCTCAACAACAAGAAAGTTTTCGAGAAGCTTGGCTTCATCTGGAAGCGTTCACTCTGCACCCTCTCAATGAAGAAGTTCCTTCAGGGACAGGGACAAGGTTACGCTGCCTTCCACAAGGCGAATGCCGAGAATTTCGAAGCTGCTCTTATCCAGCTGGCTGGCGATGAGGCTAACCTGAAGAAGCTTATCAAGAAGGAATACGACGCGATCATCAAGTTGAACATGTCGAAGCACGAAGAATTGAAGGCGGCAAAGGCCAAAGCATAAACACATCGACTGAAAACGAAAAGAGGGCCATATGGCCCTCTTTTTTATTTTTTCATATTTGCTCTTAACATTTAATTTTCCATTTGGTACAATGGGGACAACCCGAAAGGGAAACTGACCCGGAGGATTTTTAAATGGAATACGACAAGGTTTATTTCGTCAATGCCATCAAAGAGCTTTTTGCCCGTCATTCAACTGATGCTCCCAAATTTTCCGATTTGCCTTATGATGTGTTGGCAAATAAATTGAAGGCTGATGAAATTACAGCAGAAGAATTTGCTGAGATTATGAGAGAGAAAACCAAGCCGAAAACCTCGCTTGAAAATGAAATGGTAGCTCTTTTGGAACAGTATGCAATTTATAATAAGCCAAAATTTGCCAGAGGCGCAAAGCCTCTTACTCCAGCTGAAAAACTCAAAAAATTTGTATTCGACACACTGGACATAAATGCAACTACATTAGAGCGTCACGCTGTTGTGGGTGCCTTTCTAAAGATAAATGGAATAGCTCCTATTGCTCATGCCAAGAAATTCAAAAGCAATGAAGACTATTTAGGTGCTCTCATTGGCATGGCAGGCTCAGAAGCTGCATTAAAAGAAGAGTTCGAAAAGATGTTGCCAAAAGTTCAAGCAGAACTGAAAGCCAAGCAAGCAGCTAATGCAACCAAGAATAAGTAATTAAAAAATTCAATTGTTTATTAAAGGCAGGGTAGTTTTACCCTGCCTTTTTTATTGTCACATAATTCTCATTTCGAGAATGTCTCAGGTTGACCTCAGAATGATCCTAAGCAGAAGGATGATAAAACATACATCAGACACATCAAAATGCGTCCTGGTCAATCCTGGGACAAATGACAGCCTTTCGAGTGTAACTGACGTAATAACTTTCCAAAAACACAAAAGTTGACACTGTTTTTCAGCTGAAAACCATCAAACTGTGCTCTCTGAGCATAATTTCCCAGGAGTATTCGCACCAATTACAAATCTAGCTTTTGAGTAGTTGTGTCATCAACTACATAAATATCCATGTAACTACAAAATATCTTGTTAGTATCATGGAGGATTTATGTTGATGACATTTGAATTGCCAAAGTTTTTACCAAATGAGGAAGTTAATGAGTATTTGAAGAGTAGAGTAGGTGGCCCGTATTATCTGATGTCAATCACAAACAATGTAGCAATCGTTCAGGTTCCAGAAGAATGGAAAAAAATTCCTGGCTTTCCAAAGTACATGGCATCAAATCGCGGCAGAATCAAGAACATTAAAACAGAAAGAATATTAAAACAACAAACAAGCTCTCCAGACGGAAGATGTCGAGTTAATTTGCGCCGCCATGGTGAAGAACATACATCACCAAAACTTGTACATAGATTAGTTGCTATGGCATTTCTAGGAGAAGCACCAAAAGGAAGAAATCTAGCTTTACATAAAGATGGAAACTACCTGAATAATATTCCTGAAAATTTGTATTGGGGTAATCAATTTGAGAATGCACAAGACAAGATTAGACATGGTAGGTCAAACAAGGGCATGTCAATGAAGGGTAGAAGGAAAAAAATCACAGACGAAGCAATTAAAGAAATTTGGAAAATGTGGAACTCTGGAATGAATAAAACTGCAATCTGTAGAGAAATTAAAATTTCTTATATGACAGTTCTTAGAATAATCAACAAGACATATAAAAACTATGTTTTAAAGGAGGAAAGTGATGAAGGATTGGCTGTATGACAAGGTTTTGTGTTCGTCATTGGTAATGAACACAATCATATTCTTGTGGATACTGTTTATGAATTTACTCTATTTCAGTGTATTTTAAAGTGAGACTTAATTAGCATGAAGTGTGAAATATGTGGCAAAGTTCACAACGTCAAATCAGATGATTTAGGAATATGTATGGCTTGTAGAGAGAACAATGTGTGCTTATTTTGTGGAAAGACAATAAAGGCAAGCAAAATATATTGTGACATAAAGTGTGCAAACAAATTCAGAAAGTTAATGCAAACAGGTATGGCCGTTGAAAATGTGCAGAAATATATCGGAAAAGTAGATAGCTATGTAACCTATAAAGATTTTAAGAATACAAAGCACTACAAAAAATTTAGCGACGAGGCAATGCGCCTCTATGAAGAATTGTTTTTAGACATGATTGAAATTATCTCAATAGACATTTCAAAAATAATTGAGAAAGAGTTTCTTCGTTTCAACATTGAAGTTCTCTTGAGAGAAAGTAACTGGTATTTAATTAATGTTGTTTATGTGGACAAAATTAAAAAAACAGCAACATGCGAGGTTGTAAAGTGGAAATCCTGACGTTAGATAGCAAAGCCGCTAAAGAAACTTACAAAGAAATTTATGCTGCTTATAAACAGTTAGCAAATTTAGAATTGACTAAAGAAAATCAAACTATTGCATACAATTTAATTTCTCGAATTGTTGGTTTGAGGTCGATGTTGAGAGATTCAACAGGTGGTTGGCAATGTTTTAAAATGGTTCAAAAGCTTGAGGGCGATATACTTGAAATAGTATTCAGCAAATAAATAGATTTGGAAGATAAACACAGGGTTTATAAAAAAAATATAAAACAAAATAAGTAAGCTGCCTACCCTGTGTTTATCTTCCATTTTAAGGATCAAAAGATGAAGATACAAATTAATGAATTTAATCATAGAGCAGAATTGTTATCGAGTCAAATGGACTCACCACCAATAAATCCAATGCAACCAAATTTGGTACAATGTCCATGTTGTGGCAATGTTTGTGCAAGAGAAATTCTTTGTAATTGCCACATTGAAGAAACACATCCAAAAATTAAACAAGCTATATTATAGGAGAAAATTAAATGGCTAAAAGAGAAGATACAAAGCAAAAGGTTGAACTTCTTAAGCAGGATTTGCAAGATGTTCTAGTGACCATGGAAGAGAAGGAATTACAGCTTAGAGAAGCTGTAAAGGAAGATGAAAAAGCACTTGCAGCTGAACATTCTAAAACGGTTATTGCTAAGGCAAAAAAGGTTGCTGAGTGTAATGAGTTGTTAATTGCTCTGAAATCTGAGGCAGTGGAAATAATTCGCAAAGCGATAAAAACTTATTTAACAAAGTCAGTTAAGTATCAAAGAGAAATGGCACAAGCCATTGATGATTTGCAAACACTCGAAAGATTTATTGATGTTTCTCAATATGCAGAAGAAGATATTTTTAATGTGAATTTTGCATTAC harbors:
- a CDS encoding NUMOD4 domain-containing protein — translated: MTFELPKFLPNEEVNEYLKSRVGGPYYLMSITNNVAIVQVPEEWKKIPGFPKYMASNRGRIKNIKTERILKQQTSSPDGRCRVNLRRHGEEHTSPKLVHRLVAMAFLGEAPKGRNLALHKDGNYLNNIPENLYWGNQFENAQDKIRHGRSNKGMSMKGRRKKITDEAIKEIWKMWNSGMNKTAICREIKISYMTVLRIINKTYKNYVLKEESDEGLAV